The following is a genomic window from Carassius gibelio isolate Cgi1373 ecotype wild population from Czech Republic chromosome B20, carGib1.2-hapl.c, whole genome shotgun sequence.
AGATGGTTTGGTCGTGGTTGTggtttttctacaaaaatataaaccaaagacataaacataaatatacataatatacatgataatagtaaaaataaattataacaaactGGCAATAACACAGCACAGTAAATTAAACTTGATAATTAAACATCAATATGAACATTATTAGCAAAAAGAAATGTAGAATACAAGGCAGGCTGTAATTCTTATATTATAAGCAGCGCACATTTGTAACTTGACACCCTATTAGAGCCGGGACGCTTATGAAGCGCCACTCAGTCTGAGCTACGAGAGCGCATGCGCTTAGACAGTTATATTTTAACAGTATACTCGTTAGATATAAAGAAATGCAGCGAACCCTGTTTCAAACGGGAACTTAACTTGTACTGATAACAACATATGTTACTCTAGCATTCACCAGATATGTATATAAGCATACAAACAACGGGTTACAATGTTTACAATGTTACACGCGAATTATAAATGCACGCATACACATAGACATCGTTACCTCACGTACATATTAACTTGTATACAGACGTGAATAAATCTCTCATCGACTCTATAATAAGCTATTCAAACTTACttttgcattcacacacaacactTTGTCCAAAAGGCGATCTTTAAACAGTCCAGAAACAATGATAATGAAGAAACTTAAGGCTTCGACCTGTATCCCCCTGCACTGATCTTCTGGTCACTGTGAGGGTGGGGGGAATCACGTGGTCAAGGTTTCTGGACGCTAATTCGCTCAGGTGAAGTGGTCTGAGTATGTACATGTCTCAACATGTAGAAGGAGagatttaaatacagttagaaaAATAGAAACCCATAGCCTTTTTTACAGCCGCCCCCAGATTTCCATAAGGAAATATGTACTTATACGAAAAGGCTTATTTTATTGGTTGGATTTACAATTACTTTAATCAGGAATGGCAGGTAATTGTATAAGGCGTGCGACTGGTCTAGTGTAAGCCCTATCTCCCACTTGAACTTTGGCTGTCCTCACTCTGGTGTCAGCTCCAGGGTATACTTCTGACACCTTCCCTACGGGCCAGAGAGCTCTGGGTAGTTGCGGGTCAATGATCAGCACCGCAGTGCCAACCTGGATGTCTGGAGTATCCCTTTGCCATTTTTGACGACCTTGAAGACCAGGGAGGTAGAATTTGACATAATGTCTCCAAAATTGGTCCGCAAGAATTTGGCTGTGGCGCCATCGACGCCGACTGATCAGTTCCGACTGTGGGTATACTGTCAGGGGGAGTGATGCATCCGGCCGCCCCATTAGAAAGCAATTTGGAGTAATAGGGTCAGGATCTGAAGCATTACATGATGTATATCCCAGTGGTTTGGAATTCAAAATTCCCTCAATCTCTACCAGCACGGTTTGAAGAACCTCAAAGGTTACTGATTGAGTTCCTAGAGTAACCATCAGTGCGTTTTTCAAAGAGCGAATTTCTCGCTCCCAACAGCCTCCAAAGTGTGGTGAATTTGGTGGATTGAATTGGAATTTGATCTGCTGTTTGGCCAATTGTCTCTGCAGATCTGGGCCAAGAGCTGTAAAGGCTTCCCTTAGCTCTCTCTCACCTCCTCTGAAGTTCGTGCCTTGGTCTGACAGAAGTTCATGGGGTTTTCCCCGTCTAGCTGTGAACCGCCTGAGAGCCATAAGGAAGGAGTCAGTTTCCAGACTGTGGAGGATGTCGATGTAGACTGCTCTAGTGGTGAGGCATTTGAATATTATTCCCCATTTCTTCTCACTGCGCCGACCTGTTCTAATAGTGTAAGGACCGAAGCAGTCCACGCCAGTGGAGTAAAAGGCGGGCTTGAAAAGACGCAGTCTTGCTGGGGGAAGGTCCGCCATTTTAGGCACCTCTGGTTTGTTCCTCCATCTCTGACACTGCACACACTCTCGTTGCAAACGCTTGATAGCCTCTCTTCCACGCAGAACCCAGTACTTACGGCGGAGTTCAGCAAACACCCTCTCAGGACCTGGATGACAGAGTTTAGAATCACAATTTTGGATGATAAGTTTCGTGATTGGGTGTCTTGGATCCAGTACAATAGGGTGCATGTTGTTGGGCTCCAGGTAGGGACTATGTCGTAAACGTCCACCGACTCGGATTAATTGGGATTCTCCATCAAGTTCTGGGGCTAATGCTCTTAGTCTGCTGTTGCACGCAAGTGGTTTACCAGTCCTCAGTTGCTCTAAGTCTGATGGAAAACATTCCTGCTGTGCTTGCTGCAGAACACTAATCTCAGCTCTTCTGTAGTCACTAGCTGTGGGATTACTATCAGTAGACCCTTGAAGAGCTATGGACTCGATTAGCTCCTCGAGAGTCTTAAACTGACTGAAATCAGAATATGTGAAACATACTAGAGTGCAGGTACCAACCTTACGAAGCTCATTATTGTCTAGCTCCTTTGAAGTGGGGCATTCCGGCCACAGATTAGGTGGATTTTTCAGGAAGAGTGGTCCTTGGTACCAGTGACTTTCTGGGCCAAGCTCACAAAGACTCCTTCCCCGAGTGATGTCATCAGCTGGATTGTTTGCGGAGGGTACATATCTCCagctgtgtttctctgtgagatCCTGGATCTCTGCAACCCGAGTCCCCACAAATACTTTGAACCGGCATGAATCGGATTGTAACCATGTGAGGACGGTGGTAGAGTCAGTCCACAAGATCGTTTGGCGTATGGGTAGGTTCAACTCGGTTTGGAGTACTTTGGCAAGTTGAGCTCCAGTCAGTGCAGCGCATAATTCCAGTCGTGGAACagactgttgtttttttggtgCTACACGGGATCTGGCTGTTAGGAAAGCCACCTCTGTTTGCCCATGTTGGTCCTCTGTTCGAAGATATGCCACGGAGCCATATGCACGTTCAGAGGCATCACAGAAAACATGAATGTCTCTTAGGCTCGTTGCTGTGTCTTTGATGGGGCTACAGTAACACCGAGGAAGAACAATATTTTGTAGGGCTGGTAGCTCCTCCTCCCACTTAGTCCAGGCTTGTAACAGATCTGCAGGCAAGTGTGGATCATCCCAATCCCGTTTTTTATCCCACAGATGTTGTACAATGATCTTGGCGCGAGTGGTATACGGGATGAGGTAACCTAACGGGTCGTACTGGCTGGCCAGCACTTTATATATGTTGCGCATGGTGGTCTCACAACTGTCCTTAGCACGGTATTTGTAGGAGAGTGTATCAGACTGATGGTTCCAGAGGAGCCCCAAGGTTGATTCATGGATGTCCGTACGGCCTTGCGAAATCCAGAGTTCTGCACTGTCTGATATAGTGTCGTGGGGCAGGTGACTTATCGTTGAAGGGGCATTGCTGGACCACTGCCTCAACTCAAAGCCTCCATCTGCCAGCAGGGTCCTGATTCTGTCAACAAAGCATTTTGCCTCTTCTGCTGAAGTGAAGCTTTGTAAGCAGTTATCTACATAAAAGGATTTCAGCACAGAATTACGGACATCATCTCCTGGCTGGCTATGATCAATGGCATGTTTCTGGAGTGCAAAGACGGCGCAGCAGGGGCTGCAAGTGGTGCCGAAAGGAAGGACTTGCCATTCGTACACACTGGGTAGTTCTTGTGCATTTAGGTCTCTCCAGAGGAAGCGCAATAGTGGTTTGTCTTCTGGGAGCAGCCTAACTTGGTGGAACATCCCCTTGATGTCACTGCTAACTGCCACGGAATGTTCCCTGAATCTGAGTAGCACCGCAAGTAGAGATGGCCCCAACACTGGTCCTGGGAGCAGAAGCTCATTGAGGTTTTGTCCATGATATTGGAACGAGCAGTTGAAAACTATCCTGTTTTTCCCATTGTGATGCACCATGTGGTGTGGGATGTACCAGGAGCCAAATGTGTCTGTTACAGCATCTTGAGGTAAATTGTTAACATATCCTGCTTGTACCAGTTTTGCAATCTCTTTGGTATAAGTGGCTGCTTGCTGGGGATTTTTGGCTAGTCTCCTTTCAATGGCCCTCAGCTGCGACAAGACGGCTTCTTTTGGTGCTTTCAGTTCAGGCATGTTCTTGACACGCAGGAGAGGGGTTGCATATCGTTTGACGCCCTCCACTTCAACCCTTACTGTCTTCCTTTCCAGAAGCTCCACTGCCTCTTGGTCCTGTTTGGATCTGAGACACATCTTTTCGTTACGCCAGGGTAGTAAGTCCATCTGCCATAATTTCTCTACTTGCCTGTAGAGATCAGCTTCCGGGAATGAGACTGCagtaaagagacagtgttgttcAGTCATGTCC
Proteins encoded in this region:
- the LOC127983999 gene encoding uncharacterized protein LOC127983999, yielding MSQHEEDEPTVRVRRKTVLPARYDEYDLTGFTLPKHDTQPMSPLVHSSRLAEGDEAEEGASGFTPLLPGYEVDSPLQWSGDEYDSASEIIRRENKDLRIALQMIQQERNTFQNANDQHIKELSQLKQQMKQLQIQMDQQRPGNQPPSPVALPRKHSSSRPIPAPRVQPQAHSVEMGSKPVPAQRIRLQMEHQTQNKFQSSTPVSAPLTKQSASYNYMPQTGQRSDVQYSHGEDPSNAPYRDSQDTARHPQIQCRSLTPSPPPEQELMYRGPTPTIPDFIHPNPREFSRLKIALENVLPANTTERFKFQILMDHLKLEEALLIADSYCHSQHPYTRTMAALDQQYGQPHQLALQRIAELMDGPSIASGDQKAFRLFALKVRSLVGMLEQLGRKGAHELQCGSHVSRLLGKLPHDLRSGFRRFAHPHRVPIPTLLDLAEWLEFEIEVQEDTTRFVSNQRKGPSTRTRETFRDSKPATKGTTIFLGTEKVNPESILSTPPSTSSLRPYCPYCDNSKHSLNNCSNFKRLTKEQKQSWVKDNNRCWRCGRTHKSAECNLKMRCRQCSSRHLMVLHDISVGKPENPKFVKDETADTNSCLFNTMNEILLIHKPPTSRKVLLKISKVILRNGKKRLNAYAIQDDGSERTILLHSAAQQLGLKGHPEDLPLRTIRQELQVLRGAAVSFVISPIAQPTKRYYIKGAFTAQQLSLAEHSHPVKTLRERYQHLKGLPLHDFEAVCPVLLIGSDYLHLITPVEPVRLGPPGGPAAIKTRLGWTLQGPIQHLRKDMTEQHCLFTAVSFPEADLYRQVEKLWQMDLLPWRNEKMCLRSKQDQEAVELLERKTVRVEVEGVKRYATPLLRVKNMPELKAPKEAVLSQLRAIERRLAKNPQQAATYTKEIAKLVQAGYVNNLPQDAVTDTFGSWYIPHHMVHHNGKNRIVFNCSFQYHGQNLNELLLPGPVLGPSLLAVLLRFREHSVAVSSDIKGMFHQVRLLPEDKPLLRFLWRDLNAQELPSVYEWQVLPFGTTCSPCCAVFALQKHAIDHSQPGDDVRNSVLKSFYVDNCLQSFTSAEEAKCFVDRIRTLLADGGFELRQWSSNAPSTISHLPHDTISDSAELWISQGRTDIHESTLGLLWNHQSDTLSYKYRAKDSCETTMRNIYKVLASQYDPLGYLIPYTTRAKIIVQHLWDKKRDWDDPHLPADLLQAWTKWEEELPALQNIVLPRCYCSPIKDTATSLRDIHVFCDASERAYGSVAYLRTEDQHGQTEVAFLTARSRVAPKKQQSVPRLELCAALTGAQLAKVLQTELNLPIRQTILWTDSTTVLTWLQSDSCRFKVFVGTRVAEIQDLTEKHSWRYVPSANNPADDITRGRSLCELGPESHWYQGPLFLKNPPNLWPECPTSKELDNNELRKVGTCTLVCFTYSDFSQFKTLEELIESIALQGSTDSNPTASDYRRAEISVLQQAQQECFPSDLEQLRTGKPLACNSRLRALAPELDGESQLIRVGGRLRHSPYLEPNNMHPIVLDPRHPITKLIIQNCDSKLCHPGPERVFAELRRKYWVLRGREAIKRLQRECVQCQRWRNKPEVPKMADLPPARLRLFKPAFYSTGVDCFGPYTIRTGRRSEKKWGIIFKCLTTRAVYIDILHSLETDSFLMALRRFTARRGKPHELLSDQGTNFRGGERELREAFTALGPDLQRQLAKQQIKFQFNPPNSPHFGGCWEREIRSLKNALMVTLGTQSVTFEVLQTVLVEIEGILNSKPLGYTSCNASDPDPITPNCFLMGRPDASLPLTVYPQSELISRRRWRHSQILADQFWRHYVKFYLPGLQGRQKWQRDTPDIQVGTAVLIIDPQLPRALWPVGKVSEVYPGADTRVRTAKVQVGDRAYTRPVARLIQLPAIPD